One window of Caloenas nicobarica isolate bCalNic1 unplaced genomic scaffold, bCalNic1.hap1 Scaffold_560, whole genome shotgun sequence genomic DNA carries:
- the LOC136002871 gene encoding REST corepressor 2-like, translated as MPSVIEKPSGIPPRGRPRSGVPGAPPQSEDEGSEDEQAHDSMIRVGADYQAVIPDCKPESPARYSNKELKGMLVWAPNHCVSDAKLDKYIAMAKDKHGYNIEQALGMLLWHKHDVEKSLADLGNFTPFPDEWTVEDKVLFEQAFSFHGKSFSRIQQMLPDKLISSLVKYYYSWKKTRTRTSVMDRQARRLLGRKDRDDSNDETDDPHEREVEAADPKKEPFYPKSATRKEAQYRHHPPARQRRRPPRGMHLSREDVAGVTANPDLGALALQQLDCQLVSLKRQVQRIKQMNSGLKLALAGGLEGLRPPEGKFGSRWTTDEQLLAVQALRRCARDLPPVSPARGRSFLLGTARRRRGRDQVQPRPGEGPGEEEVEEEVQITGFSRPAPAPPTSAAPPPPPAPPLPPSASRPPQPPPLLRPAPPPVPARPRPPPPLVRPGHAHAPRPRPPAAGHAPPR; from the exons ACAGCATGATCCGGGTGGGCGCCGACTACCAGGCCGTGATCCCCGACTGCAAACCAG AGAGCCCCGCCCGCTACAGCAACAAGGAGCTGAAGGGGATGCTGGTCTGGGCCCCCAACCACTGCGTGTCGGACGCCAAAC TGGACAAATACATCGCCATGGCCAAGGACAAGCACGGCTACAACATCGAGCAG gcgctggggatgctgctgtggcACAAACACGACGTGGAAAAGTCCTTGGCCGACCTGGGCAACTTCACACCCTTCCCGGACGAGTGGACGGTGGAGGACAAGGTGCTGTTCGAGCAGGCGTTCAGCTTCCACGGCAAGAGCTTCTCCCGCATCCAGCAGATG ctccccgaCAAGTTGATCTCCAGCCTGgttaaatattattattcctggaaaaaaacccgCACCCGAACCAGCGTGATGGACCGACAGGCGCGGCGCCTCCTGGGCCGCAAAGACCGTGACGACAG CAATGACGAGACCGACGATCCCCATGAGAGGGAGGTGGAAGCAGCGGACCCCAAAAAAGAG CCTTTTTACCCCAAAAGCGCCACGCGGAAGGAGGCGCAATATCGGCACCACCCCCCCGCGCGGCAGCggcgccgccccccccggggGATGCACCTGAGCCGGGAGGACGTGGCCGGTGTCACCGCCAACCCCGACCTGGGGGCgctggccctgcagcagctggactgTCAGCTGGTGTCCCTCAAACGGCAG gtgCAGCGGATCAAGCAGATGAACAGCGGCCTGAAGCTGGCGCTGgcgggggggctggaggggctgcggccgcccgag GGCAAGTTCGGCTCCCGCTGGACAACGGAcgagcagctcctggcagtgCAGG CCCTCCGGCGCTGCGCCCGTGACCTCCCACCCGTGTCGCCGGCCCGGGGACGGAGTTTCCTCCTGGGCAccgcccggcgccgccgggGACGGGACCAAGTGCAGCCCCGCCCCGGGGAGGggccaggggaggaggaggtggaggaagag GTGCAGATCACGGGGTTTTCCCGCCCGgctccggccccgcccaccagcgcggccccgccccctccgccggccccgccccttccaCCCTCCGCCTCgcgccccccgcagcccccgcccctCCTGCGCCCGGCTCCGCCCCCCGTgcccgcgcggccccgccccccgccgcctctGGTCCGGCCTGGCCACGCCCACGCCCCTCGGCCACGCCCCCCCGCTGCCGGCCACGCCCCGCCCCGCTGA
- the LOC136002866 gene encoding serine/threonine-protein kinase MARK2-like isoform X2: MSSSGRSPLPTVNERDAEQAGPADGKGGGKANMLRGRNAGASAEEQPHIGNYRLLKTIGKGNFAKVKLARHVLTGKEVAVKIIDKTQLNSSSLQKLFREVRIMKVLNHPNIVKLFEVIETEKTLYLVMEYASGGEVFDYLVAHGRMKEKEARAKFRQIVSAVQYCHQKFIVHRDLKAENLLLDADMNIKIADFGFSNEFTFGNKLDTFCGSPPYAAPELFQGKKYDGPEVDVWSLGVILYTLVSGSLPFDGQNLKELRERVLRGKYRIPFYMSTDCENLLKKFLILNPTKRGTLEQIMKDRWMNVGHEDDELKPYVEPVPDYKDPRRTELMVSMGYTREEIQESLVGQKYNEVMATYLLLDHKSSELEENLSLKPRVAPDLPNASGPSPAHKVQRSVSANPKRRVSDQAGLSIPASASYCKKTQAANAENKRGGGGGGGGEEEGGRRAGSTAKVPPSPLPSLERAKGTPSPSTNSVLSTGTTRSRNSPLLERASLAQSPLQNGKESCRPSPGAPPRSRQHPKPDANSETPRPSAVPPRVPAASPSAHNVSQAPGERPSFPRGVATRSTFHAGQLRGARDQPPLPYALPPALPPPASPMGAGQGRRGPPASLFSKFTSKFVRRNPHEPESKDRVETLRPVVGPDKPPRDAAATTIREAKPRSLRFTWSMKTTSSLEPGEMLREIRKVLDANSCRCEPQERFVLLCAHGAPGHDSFVQWEMEVCKLPRLSLNGVRFKRIAGTSMAFKNIASKVANELKL, encoded by the exons ATGTCGAGCAGCGGCCGCAGCCCTTTGCCCACCGTCAACGAGAGAGACGCGGAGCAG GCCGGCCCGGCGGACGGGAAGGGCGGCGGAAAGGCCAACATGCTGCGGGGCCGCAACGCCGGCGCCTCGGCCGAGGAGCAGCCGCACATCGGCAACTACCGGCTGCTCAAAACCATCGGCAAGGGCAACTTCGCCAAGGTCAAGCTGGCCCGGCACGTCCTGACCGGCAAGGAG gtCGCCGTGAAGATCATCGACAAGACGCAGCTCAACTCCTCCAGCCTGCAGAAG CTTTTCCGGGAGGTGCGAATCATGAAGGTCCTGAACCACCCCAACATCG TGAAGCTCTTCGAGGTGATCGAGACGGAGAAGACGCTGTATCTGGTCATGGAATACGCCAGCGGGG GTGAAGTTTTCGACTACCTGGTGGCCCACGGGCgcatgaaggagaaagaagctCGGGCCAAGTTCCGCCAG ATAGTGTCGGCCGTGCAGTATTGCCACCAGAAGTTCATCGTGCACAGGGACCTGAAG GCAGAAAACCTCCTGCTGGACGCCGACATGAACATCAAAATCGCCGATTTCGGCTTCAGCAACGAATTCACCTTCGGGAACAAACTAGACACGTTCTGCGGGTCCCCTCCCTACGCCGCCCCCGAGCTCTTCCAGGGCAAGAAATACGACGGCCCCGAAGTCGACGTCTGGAGCTTGGGTGTCATCCTCTACACCCTGGTCAGCGGTTCCTTACCCTTCGACGGCCAAAATCTGAAG GAGCTGCGGGAGCGGGTGCTGCGGGGCAAGTACCGCATCCCCTTCTACATGTCGACCGACTGCGAGAACCTGCTCAAGAAGTTTCTCATCCTTAATCCTACCAAGAGGGGCACCCTGGAG caaATCATGAAGGACCGTTGGATGAACGTGGGGCACGAGGACGACGAGCTCAAGCCCTACGTGGAGCCCGTGCCGGACTACAAGGACCCTCGGAGAACAG agcTGATGGTGTCCATGGGGTACACACGGGAGGAGATCCAGGAGTCGCTGGTGGGACAGAAGTACAACGAGGTGATGGCCACGTACCTGCTGCTGGACCACAAGAGCTCGGag CTGGAGGAGAACCTGTCGCTGAAGCCGCGAGTGGCCCCGGACTTGCCCAACGCCTCGGGCCCCTCCCCGGCCCACAAGGTCCAGCGCAGCGTCTCGGCCAACCCCAAACGCCGCGTCAGCGACCAGG CTGGACTGTCCATCCCCGCCTCGGCCTCCTACTGCAAGAAGACGCAGGCGGCCAACGCGGAGAACaagcgaggaggaggaggcgggggTGGCGGTGAGGAAgagggggggcggcgggcgggcagcaCCGCCAaagtgccccccagccccctgcccagcctggaGCGAGCCAAGGGCACCCCCTCCCCCTCCACG AACAGCGTCCTCTCCACCGGCACCACCCGCAGCCGCAACTCTCCGCTGCTGGAACGCGCCAGCCTGGCCCAGAGCCCCCTCCAGAACGGCAAGGAGAG CTGCCGGCCCTCACCCGGGGCCCCCCCACGCTCCCGCCAGCACCCGAAACCCGATGCCAACAGCGAGACCCCCCGGCCCAG CGCGGTGCCCCCCCGGGTCCCCGCAGCCTCCCCCTCGGCGCACAACGTGAGCCAAGCGCCGGGGGAGCGGCCCAGCTTCCCGCGGGGGGTGGCCACGCGCAGCACGTTCCACGCGGGGCAGCTGCGGGGGGCGCGGGACCAGCCCCCCCTGCCCTACGCGCtgccccccgcgctgcccccccccgcctcgCCCATGGGCGCCGGCCAGGgccgccgcggcccccccgccAGCCTGTTCAGCAAGTTCACCTCCAAGTTCGTGCGCAG GAACCCGCACGAGCCCGAGAGCAAAGACCGGGTGGAGACGCTGAG GCCCGTGGTCGGTCCCGACAAACCCCCTCGCGACGCCGCCGCCACCACCATCCGCGAAGCCAAACCCCGTTCTCTACGCTTCACCTGGAGCATGAAAACCACGAGCTCCCTGGAACCCGGCGAGATGCTGCGCGAGATCCGCAAGGTCCTGGACGCCAACAGCTGCCGCTGCGAACCCCAGGAGCGGTTCGTCCTCCTCTGCGCCCACGGCGCCCCCGGCCACGACTCCTTCGTGCAGTGGGAGATGGAGGTTTGCAAACTGCCCCGCTTGTCCCTCAACGGCGTCCGCTTCAAGCGCATCGCCGGCACCTCCATGGCCTTCAAGAACATCGCCTCCAAGGTGGCCAACGAGCTCAAGCTCTGA
- the LOC136002866 gene encoding serine/threonine-protein kinase MARK2-like isoform X1, translated as MSSSGRSPLPTVNERDAEQAGPADGKGGGKANMLRGRNAGASAEEQPHIGNYRLLKTIGKGNFAKVKLARHVLTGKEVAVKIIDKTQLNSSSLQKLFREVRIMKVLNHPNIVKLFEVIETEKTLYLVMEYASGGEVFDYLVAHGRMKEKEARAKFRQIVSAVQYCHQKFIVHRDLKAENLLLDADMNIKIADFGFSNEFTFGNKLDTFCGSPPYAAPELFQGKKYDGPEVDVWSLGVILYTLVSGSLPFDGQNLKELRERVLRGKYRIPFYMSTDCENLLKKFLILNPTKRGTLEQIMKDRWMNVGHEDDELKPYVEPVPDYKDPRRTELMVSMGYTREEIQESLVGQKYNEVMATYLLLDHKSSELEENLSLKPRVAPDLPNASGPSPAHKVQRSVSANPKRRVSDQAGLSIPASASYCKKTQAANAENKRGGGGGGGGEEEGGRRAGSTAKVPPSPLPSLERAKGTPSPSTNSVLSTGTTRSRNSPLLERASLAQSPLQNGKESCRPSPGAPPRSRQHPKPDANSETPRPSAVPPRVPAASPSAHNVSQAPGERPSFPRGVATRSTFHAGQLRGARDQPPLPYALPPALPPPASPMGAGQGRRGPPASLFSKFTSKFVRRNLSFRFARRNPHEPESKDRVETLRPVVGPDKPPRDAAATTIREAKPRSLRFTWSMKTTSSLEPGEMLREIRKVLDANSCRCEPQERFVLLCAHGAPGHDSFVQWEMEVCKLPRLSLNGVRFKRIAGTSMAFKNIASKVANELKL; from the exons ATGTCGAGCAGCGGCCGCAGCCCTTTGCCCACCGTCAACGAGAGAGACGCGGAGCAG GCCGGCCCGGCGGACGGGAAGGGCGGCGGAAAGGCCAACATGCTGCGGGGCCGCAACGCCGGCGCCTCGGCCGAGGAGCAGCCGCACATCGGCAACTACCGGCTGCTCAAAACCATCGGCAAGGGCAACTTCGCCAAGGTCAAGCTGGCCCGGCACGTCCTGACCGGCAAGGAG gtCGCCGTGAAGATCATCGACAAGACGCAGCTCAACTCCTCCAGCCTGCAGAAG CTTTTCCGGGAGGTGCGAATCATGAAGGTCCTGAACCACCCCAACATCG TGAAGCTCTTCGAGGTGATCGAGACGGAGAAGACGCTGTATCTGGTCATGGAATACGCCAGCGGGG GTGAAGTTTTCGACTACCTGGTGGCCCACGGGCgcatgaaggagaaagaagctCGGGCCAAGTTCCGCCAG ATAGTGTCGGCCGTGCAGTATTGCCACCAGAAGTTCATCGTGCACAGGGACCTGAAG GCAGAAAACCTCCTGCTGGACGCCGACATGAACATCAAAATCGCCGATTTCGGCTTCAGCAACGAATTCACCTTCGGGAACAAACTAGACACGTTCTGCGGGTCCCCTCCCTACGCCGCCCCCGAGCTCTTCCAGGGCAAGAAATACGACGGCCCCGAAGTCGACGTCTGGAGCTTGGGTGTCATCCTCTACACCCTGGTCAGCGGTTCCTTACCCTTCGACGGCCAAAATCTGAAG GAGCTGCGGGAGCGGGTGCTGCGGGGCAAGTACCGCATCCCCTTCTACATGTCGACCGACTGCGAGAACCTGCTCAAGAAGTTTCTCATCCTTAATCCTACCAAGAGGGGCACCCTGGAG caaATCATGAAGGACCGTTGGATGAACGTGGGGCACGAGGACGACGAGCTCAAGCCCTACGTGGAGCCCGTGCCGGACTACAAGGACCCTCGGAGAACAG agcTGATGGTGTCCATGGGGTACACACGGGAGGAGATCCAGGAGTCGCTGGTGGGACAGAAGTACAACGAGGTGATGGCCACGTACCTGCTGCTGGACCACAAGAGCTCGGag CTGGAGGAGAACCTGTCGCTGAAGCCGCGAGTGGCCCCGGACTTGCCCAACGCCTCGGGCCCCTCCCCGGCCCACAAGGTCCAGCGCAGCGTCTCGGCCAACCCCAAACGCCGCGTCAGCGACCAGG CTGGACTGTCCATCCCCGCCTCGGCCTCCTACTGCAAGAAGACGCAGGCGGCCAACGCGGAGAACaagcgaggaggaggaggcgggggTGGCGGTGAGGAAgagggggggcggcgggcgggcagcaCCGCCAaagtgccccccagccccctgcccagcctggaGCGAGCCAAGGGCACCCCCTCCCCCTCCACG AACAGCGTCCTCTCCACCGGCACCACCCGCAGCCGCAACTCTCCGCTGCTGGAACGCGCCAGCCTGGCCCAGAGCCCCCTCCAGAACGGCAAGGAGAG CTGCCGGCCCTCACCCGGGGCCCCCCCACGCTCCCGCCAGCACCCGAAACCCGATGCCAACAGCGAGACCCCCCGGCCCAG CGCGGTGCCCCCCCGGGTCCCCGCAGCCTCCCCCTCGGCGCACAACGTGAGCCAAGCGCCGGGGGAGCGGCCCAGCTTCCCGCGGGGGGTGGCCACGCGCAGCACGTTCCACGCGGGGCAGCTGCGGGGGGCGCGGGACCAGCCCCCCCTGCCCTACGCGCtgccccccgcgctgcccccccccgcctcgCCCATGGGCGCCGGCCAGGgccgccgcggcccccccgccAGCCTGTTCAGCAAGTTCACCTCCAAGTTCGTGCGCAG AAATCTGTCTTTCAGGTTTGCCAGAAG GAACCCGCACGAGCCCGAGAGCAAAGACCGGGTGGAGACGCTGAG GCCCGTGGTCGGTCCCGACAAACCCCCTCGCGACGCCGCCGCCACCACCATCCGCGAAGCCAAACCCCGTTCTCTACGCTTCACCTGGAGCATGAAAACCACGAGCTCCCTGGAACCCGGCGAGATGCTGCGCGAGATCCGCAAGGTCCTGGACGCCAACAGCTGCCGCTGCGAACCCCAGGAGCGGTTCGTCCTCCTCTGCGCCCACGGCGCCCCCGGCCACGACTCCTTCGTGCAGTGGGAGATGGAGGTTTGCAAACTGCCCCGCTTGTCCCTCAACGGCGTCCGCTTCAAGCGCATCGCCGGCACCTCCATGGCCTTCAAGAACATCGCCTCCAAGGTGGCCAACGAGCTCAAGCTCTGA
- the TUT1 gene encoding speckle targeted PIP5K1A-regulated poly(A) polymerase, translating to MDAEPDPDVEPLPRGGFRCRLCQVTAANPPSLAEHLRGKKHRRLRSLRAERFAQERRSLFVSGFARGTADTELARYFGAFGDVATVVMDKDKGAYAIVELREAAGCERALAQPRHVLAGRQLRVRPRRAKAFAPGPPGHGPPGRSPRRDPPEPERLEQELRCAPDVEAQMQRLVELLALSEAERRVRHLLVALFQEVFTEFFPGCTVLPFGSSVNGFGARGCDLDLLLDLEATKSLQTAAPGAPDSSILSDVDLAATPAPELLELVAAVLRRCVPGVRRVRAVPTARRPVVKFCHKQSGLAGDVSVDNRLALLNTRFLLLCADADARVRPLVFALRLWAKRQGLAGNPSGSGPLLNNYALTLLVLFFLQTRSPPVLPTVNRLRDLAGAEDQRVVGGWDCSFPGDAAALEPSANTQSPASLLAEFFTVFGDFDFAGQMVSLREGRALPLPPPDIPEGLKLGPLNLQDPFELSHNVAANVTAKTASRFGRCCRDAAKYCRSLQYRQKSGKGRAWGLVRLFQPGAVEPGAAGAFVISLPVEGPDGHGIRFGDVCAAIDFVLRDVLKCSCAAGEESGLPVEAPSAAGEELGLLEKPPSAAGEESGLPVEAPSAAGEELGLLEKPPSAAGEELGLPVEAPSAAGEELGLPEKPPNAAGEELGLPVEAPSAAGEELGLLEKPPSAAGEELGLPVEAPSAAGEELGLPEKPPSAPSEELGLPVEAPSAAGEELGLPEKPPSAAGEELRLLVEAPSAAGEELGLPEKLLSAASEELGLPEKPPGPPGEEFGPLEKPPSAAGEELGLPVEAPSAAGEELGLPVEPTTEEPSVGSKRPLPAVPNGPVKKPRCDEEPATWSCAVWHRVWTGRRRVRRQLRHRDGPGEPQGDELALEREVTETLARGDGPARPPRPLLRFGASARAAASRVLLRLVPAPASPAPLFRDFFHFLQSFLPGAVRQHLGLGAVSTSEFLQ from the exons ATGGACGCGGAGCCGGACCCGGACGTGGAGCCGCTGCCGCGGGGCGGGTTCCGCTGCCGCCTGTGCCAGGTCACCGCAGCCAACC CCCCGAGCCTGGCGGAGCATCTCCGGGGGAAGAAGCACCGGCGGCTGCGGAGCCTCCGGGCCGAGCGGTTTGCGCAGGAGCGGCGGAGTTTGTTCGTGAGCGGCTTCGCCCGCGGCACCGCGGACACGGAGCTCGCCCGGTACTTCGGGGCCTTCGGGGACGTGGCGACCGTGGTGATGGACAAGGACAAG GGCGCCTACGCCATCGTGGAGCTGCGCGAGGCCGCTGGGTGCGAGCGGGCGCTGGCACAACCGCGGCACGTCCTGGCCGGGCGGCAGCTCCGCGTGCGCCCCCGCCGCGCCAAAGCCTtcgcccccggcccccccgggcacggcccccccgggcgcagcccccgccgggACCCCCCAGAACCGGAgcggctggagcaggagctgcgcTGCGCCCCCGAC GTGGAGGCGCAGATGCAGCGACTGGTGGAGCTGCTGGCGCTGAGCGAGGCCGAGCGGCGCGTGCGGCACCTCCTGGTCGCCCTTTTCCAGGAGGTTTTCACAGAGTTTTTCCCTG gCTGCACCGTCCTCCCCTTTGGCTCCTCCGTCAACGGCTTTGGCGCCCGCGGCTGCgacctggacctgctgctggacCTGGAGGCCACGAAATCGCTGCAGACGGCAGCGCCGGGCGCCCCCGACTCCTCCATCCTCAGTGACGTGGACCTGGCGGCCACGCCGGCGccggagctgctggagctggtggccgCGGTGCTGCGGCGCTGCGTGCCGGGCGTGCGCCGCGTCCGCGCCGTCCCCACCGCCCGCCGGCCCGTCGTCAAGTTCTGCCACAAGCAGTCGGGGCTGGCGGGCGACGTCTCGGTCGACAACAG GCTGGCGCTGCTCAACACgcggttcctgctgctctgcGCCGACGCGGACGCGCGCGTGCGGCCGCTGGTGTTCGCGCTGCGGCTCTGGGCCAAgcggcagggcctggcag GAAACCCGTCCGGGAGCGGCCCCCTCCTCAACAACTACGCGCTGACACTGCTGGTGCTGTTTTTCCTGCAGACGCGCAGCCCCCCCGTGCTGCCCACCGTCAACCGCCTGCGGGATTTGGCAG GGGCCGAGGACCAGCGCGTGGTGGGCGGCTGGGACTGCAGCTTCCCCGGCGACGCGGCGGCGCTGGAGCCCAGCGCCAACACCCAGAGCCCCG CTTCGCTCCTGGCCGAGTTCTTCACCGTTTTTGGGGATTTTGACTTCGCGGGGCAGATGGTTTCGCTGCGGGAGgggcgggcgctgccgctgccccccccggACATCCCCGAGGGGCTGAAGTTGGGGCCCCTCAACCTGCAGGACCCTTTCGAGCTGAGCCACAACGTGGCGGCCAACGTCACCGCCAAAACGGCCTCGCGCTTCGGCCGCTGCTGCCGCGACGCCGCCAAGTATTGCCGCAGCCTGCAGTACCGCCAGAAATCCGGCAAGGGCCGCGCCTGGGGGCTGGTGCGGCTCTTCCAGCCCGGCGCCGTGGAGCCGGGAGCCGCCGGCGCCTTCGTCATCTCCCTGCCGGTGGAAGGTCCCGACGGCCACGGCATCCGGTTTGGGGACGTCTGTGCCGCCATCGACTTTGTCCTGAGGGACGTGCTCAAGTGCAGCTGCGCAGCCGGTGAGGAATCGGGGCTCCCGGTGGAGGCACCGAGTGCTGCCGGTGAGGAATTGGGGCTCCTGGAGAAGCCACCGAGTGCTGCCGGTGAGGAATCGGGGCTCCCGGTGGAGGCACCGAGTGCAGCCGGTGAGGAATTGGGGCTCCTGGAGAAGCCACCGAGTGCTGCCGGTGAGGAATTGGGGCTCCCGGTGGAGGCACCGAGTGCAGCCGGCGAGGAATTGGGGCTCCCAGAGAAGCCACCGAATGCTGCCGGTGAGGAATTGGGGCTCCCGGTGGAGGCACCGAGTGCTGCCGGTGAGGAATTGGGGCTCCTGGAGAAGCCACCGAGTGCTGCCGGTGAGGAATTGGGGCTCCCGGTGGAGGCACCGAGTGCAGCCGGCGAGGAATTGGGGCTCCCAGAGAAGCCACCGAGTGCTCCCAGTGAGGAATTGGGGCTCCCGGTGGAGGCACCGAGTGCAGCCGGCGAGGAATTGGGGCTCCCGGAGAAGCCACCGAGTGCTGCTGGTGAGGAATTGAGGCTCCTGGTGGAGGCACCGAGTGCAGCCGGTGAGGAACTGGGGCTCCCGGAGAAGCTACTGAGTGCTGCCAGTGAGGAATTGGGGCTCCCAGAGAAGCCACCGGGTCCTCCCGGTGAAGAATTTGGGCCCCTGGAGAAGCCACCGAGTGCAGCCGGTGAGGAATTGGGGCTCCCGGTGGAGGCACCGAGTGCAGCCGGTGAGGAATTGGGGCTCCCGGTGGAACCAACCACGGAGGAGCCGTCAGTGGGATCCAAACGCCCCCTCCCCGCGGTGCCGAACGGCCCCGTGAAGAAGCCGCGGTGCGACGAGGAGCCGGCGACGTGGAGCTGCGCCGTGTGGCACCGCGTGTGGACCGGGCGGCGCCGCGTGCGGCGGCAGCTCCGGCACCGCGACGGCCCCGGGGAGCCCCAGGGGGACGAGCTGGCGCTGGAGCGGGAGGTGACGGAGACGCTGGCGCGGGGGGACGGACCCGCGCGGCCCCCGCGGCCGCTGCTGCGATTCGGCGCCAGCGCCCGGGCGGCCGCGTCGCGGGTGCTGCTGCGGCTGGTCCCGGCCCCGGCGTCTCCCGCGCCGCTTTTTCGGGACTTTTTCCACTTTTTGCAGAGTTTTCTGCCCGGCGCGGTGCGGCAGCACCTGGGGTTGGGGGCGGTTTCTACATCAGAGTTTTTGCAGTAA